In Dehalococcoidia bacterium, a genomic segment contains:
- the thrS gene encoding threonine--tRNA ligase — translation MIVSHKTRVPPEVADLRARLRHSAAHIMADAVLTLFPEAKLTIGPPTEDGFYYDFDVPHPFTQDDLARIEQVMRQRVEADLPFVRHEVSREEARRRFASNPYKLEIIESIPEGEPITLYSHGSFVDLCRGSHVERTGQVRYFKLLTVAGAYWRGDERNPMLQRIYGTAFESQEALEDFLRRREEALKRDHRKLGKELDLFSIHDEVGPGLILWHPKGAVVRSLIEDLWRRVHLQAGYHLAYTPHLGRARLWETSGHLAFYKENMYPPMEMEGEQYYAKPMNCPFHIMIYRSALRSYRDLPLRIGELGTVYRYERGGVLHGLMRVRGFTQDDAHIFCRPDQVEQEVMGVLDLTFSLLEIFGFREVEVVLSTRPAKAVGDVQMWEVATQSLRHALEKRGLEYDVDEGGGAFYGPKIDIKIRDALERAWQCTTVQFDFNLPERFDLTYQGPDGQRHRPYMVHRAILGSLERFLGVLIEHYGGAFPVWLAPVQAVIIPIADRHVHYAQQVAQALREKGIRVHLDDRGERMQAKIRDAQLHKVPYMLIVGDREASTGAVAVRLRSGEDLGPVPLAILTERIHREVTEHR, via the coding sequence ATGATCGTATCCCATAAAACCCGTGTGCCCCCTGAAGTGGCAGACCTGCGCGCCCGCCTGCGCCACTCGGCGGCTCATATTATGGCCGACGCCGTTTTAACCCTGTTCCCCGAGGCCAAACTGACTATCGGACCCCCCACTGAGGACGGTTTTTACTATGACTTTGATGTCCCCCACCCGTTCACTCAAGATGATTTGGCACGGATTGAACAGGTGATGCGCCAACGGGTAGAGGCCGACTTGCCCTTCGTGCGCCACGAGGTCTCACGGGAAGAGGCCCGACGCCGCTTCGCCTCCAACCCCTACAAACTAGAGATCATCGAGAGCATCCCCGAGGGGGAACCCATCACCCTCTACAGCCATGGTTCCTTTGTGGACCTCTGTCGGGGTTCACATGTGGAGCGCACAGGGCAAGTACGCTATTTCAAACTGCTCACTGTGGCAGGGGCCTACTGGCGCGGGGACGAGCGTAATCCTATGCTCCAGCGTATCTACGGAACGGCCTTTGAGAGCCAGGAGGCTCTGGAGGACTTCCTGCGCCGACGGGAAGAGGCCCTAAAGCGCGATCACCGCAAACTGGGGAAGGAACTGGACCTGTTCTCCATCCACGACGAGGTGGGGCCGGGGCTAATCCTTTGGCATCCGAAGGGGGCTGTGGTGCGCTCCCTGATTGAAGACCTTTGGCGCCGCGTGCATCTGCAGGCGGGGTATCACCTGGCCTATACCCCTCACCTGGGGCGGGCGCGCCTGTGGGAGACCAGCGGCCACCTCGCCTTCTACAAGGAGAATATGTACCCCCCGATGGAGATGGAGGGGGAGCAGTACTATGCCAAGCCCATGAACTGCCCCTTCCACATTATGATTTACCGCTCGGCTTTGCGCAGTTATCGGGATCTCCCGTTGCGTATTGGGGAGCTGGGCACAGTCTACCGTTATGAGCGGGGAGGGGTGCTGCACGGCCTGATGCGCGTGCGGGGGTTCACCCAGGACGATGCCCACATCTTCTGCCGCCCTGACCAAGTGGAGCAGGAGGTTATGGGGGTGCTGGATCTCACCTTCTCCCTGCTGGAGATTTTCGGCTTCCGCGAGGTGGAGGTAGTGCTCTCCACGCGGCCGGCCAAGGCCGTGGGCGACGTCCAGATGTGGGAGGTGGCTACCCAGTCCCTCCGCCACGCCCTGGAGAAGCGGGGCCTGGAATATGACGTGGACGAGGGCGGGGGTGCCTTCTACGGCCCCAAGATAGACATCAAAATTCGGGATGCCCTGGAACGGGCTTGGCAATGCACCACCGTTCAGTTTGACTTCAACTTGCCGGAGCGCTTTGACCTCACCTACCAAGGGCCTGATGGTCAGAGGCACCGCCCCTATATGGTGCACCGTGCTATCCTCGGCTCGTTGGAGCGGTTCTTGGGAGTGCTCATTGAGCATTACGGGGGGGCCTTCCCGGTGTGGCTGGCTCCCGTGCAGGCGGTCATCATCCCTATCGCCGACCGGCACGTGCACTATGCCCAGCAGGTCGCCCAGGCGTTGCGGGAAAAGGGCATCCGCGTGCACCTGGACGACCGCGGCGAGCGCATGCAGGCCAAGATACGGGACGCCCAACTGCACAAGGTGCCCTATATGCTCATCGTTGGGGATAGGGAGGCCTCCACGGGGGCGGTGGCGGTGCGCCTGCGCAGCGGGGAGGACCTGGGGCCTGTGCCCTTGGCCATCTTGACGGAGCGTATCCACAGGGAAGTGACAGAGCACCGCTAG
- a CDS encoding 3-oxoacid CoA-transferase subunit B produces MGTKQRLDRDGIAMRVAKELPDGAVVNLGIGIPTLVSQYVPEGREILYQSESGVLGYGPLADPGEEDIDLINAGGQFLKRVPGMAFFHSADAFAMMRGGHIDITVLGALQVSQRGDLANWFYPARGIGNVGGAMDLAVGAKKVIVAMEHTDKQGRPKILRECTYPITAKECVSLIVTDLAVIEVIRGTGLLLKEIAPGWTPQEVQALTDAPLHLAPDLKEIEL; encoded by the coding sequence ATGGGCACCAAACAACGCCTCGACCGCGACGGCATCGCCATGCGCGTGGCCAAGGAACTGCCCGACGGGGCGGTGGTCAACCTGGGGATCGGCATCCCCACCCTGGTTTCCCAATATGTGCCCGAGGGACGGGAGATCCTCTACCAATCGGAGAGTGGAGTGCTAGGCTATGGCCCCTTGGCCGACCCCGGCGAGGAGGATATTGACCTGATCAACGCCGGCGGCCAGTTCCTCAAAAGGGTGCCGGGCATGGCCTTTTTCCACTCGGCCGACGCCTTCGCCATGATGCGGGGTGGACATATAGACATCACCGTGCTGGGCGCTTTGCAAGTCTCCCAGCGGGGCGACCTGGCCAACTGGTTCTACCCTGCGCGCGGCATTGGCAATGTGGGTGGGGCGATGGACTTGGCCGTGGGCGCCAAAAAGGTGATCGTGGCTATGGAGCACACCGATAAGCAGGGGCGCCCCAAAATCCTGCGGGAGTGCACCTACCCCATCACCGCCAAGGAGTGTGTGAGCCTCATCGTTACCGACCTGGCTGTGATAGAGGTGATCAGGGGAACAGGCCTCTTGCTGAAGGAAATTGCTCCCGGCTGGACGCCCCAAGAGGTGCAGGCCCTTACCGATGCCCCCCTGCACCTCGCCCCCGACCTGAAGGAGATAGAACTGTAG
- a CDS encoding SDR family oxidoreductase — MPIPPEWNLTGRKALVVTNGLGWTPTLVQALQEAGAQVGVVAHTAEGLRGMQGLALSLRADVTDPVQVRQAVARMHQHMGRIDILVHNTQVVLGKPFLDTTIQEFDRVFQFNVRAAWLVCQEVARVMLAQRYGRMVLIASGLAERGNWNLSAYCASMAALTNLVHTLALELGRSNIRVNGIGPGWMSLEEKPLEEQQKELLVRYLPIRRYGHPRDLVGLLVYMCSEACDYLTGHTVYIDGGAMIHP, encoded by the coding sequence ATGCCCATCCCCCCGGAGTGGAACCTGACAGGTCGGAAAGCCCTGGTGGTTACCAACGGCCTAGGCTGGACACCCACTTTAGTTCAGGCCCTGCAGGAGGCGGGAGCCCAGGTCGGCGTGGTGGCCCACACCGCCGAGGGCTTGAGGGGAATGCAGGGGCTGGCCCTGAGCCTGCGGGCCGATGTTACCGACCCCGTCCAGGTGCGCCAGGCAGTAGCCCGAATGCACCAGCACATGGGACGCATAGACATCTTGGTGCACAATACTCAGGTCGTTTTGGGCAAACCCTTCCTGGACACCACGATCCAAGAGTTTGACCGGGTGTTCCAGTTCAATGTGCGCGCGGCGTGGCTGGTGTGCCAGGAGGTGGCGCGGGTGATGCTGGCCCAGCGCTATGGGCGCATGGTGCTCATCGCCTCCGGCTTGGCGGAGCGGGGGAACTGGAACCTCTCCGCCTACTGCGCCAGTATGGCTGCCCTCACCAATCTGGTGCACACCCTGGCGCTGGAACTGGGGCGGAGCAACATCCGCGTCAACGGCATCGGGCCGGGGTGGATGTCGCTGGAAGAGAAGCCCCTGGAGGAACAGCAGAAGGAACTGTTGGTGCGCTACCTCCCTATCCGCCGTTACGGACACCCGCGCGACCTAGTGGGCCTGCTGGTGTATATGTGCAGTGAGGCCTGTGATTACTTGACTGGCCACACTGTCTACATTGACGGCGGAGCGATGATACACCCCTAG
- a CDS encoding NAD-dependent malic enzyme, whose translation MTTPPRYPEITYSITVRAEYPNRPGMLGTIGVQVGAVGGDMGAVDLVYSSRDIIVRDFTINARDTAHAQEIVKAIKGVPGVKVLQVSDPVFLAHLGGKIAVASKVPVQTRTDLAKVYTPGVARVSLAIRDDPKAVWTLTSKANTVAIVTDGSRVLGLGDVGPAAALPVMEGKALLFKELGGVDAWPLCLQAREVEEVVRIVKAISTGFGGINLEDIATPRCFDIEDRLKEELDIPVIHDDQHATAVAILAGLLNALRLVQKSLDTARIVVCGVGAAGSACIRLLVQAGAKNIIPYDKEGILHKGMLTPDTHRVRRWVIEHTNPDNLQGDLMRAVEGADVFIGLSAPGVLTSGHLKRMAPKPIVFALANPVPEIFPEEASPYAAIIATGRSDYPNQINNALVFPGMFRGVLDVRARQITDEMKLAAAEALASVIPPRELNPEYIIPSVFNKQVVRAVAKAVGQAAYRSGVAQRSRRRYHFTRL comes from the coding sequence ATGACCACACCTCCACGCTATCCCGAAATCACCTACAGCATCACCGTGCGGGCGGAATACCCCAACCGCCCCGGTATGTTGGGCACTATCGGCGTCCAGGTGGGGGCGGTAGGGGGCGACATGGGGGCCGTGGACCTGGTGTATTCCAGCCGCGATATCATCGTGCGGGACTTTACCATCAACGCCCGAGACACGGCCCACGCCCAGGAGATTGTGAAAGCCATAAAGGGTGTGCCAGGGGTCAAAGTCCTGCAAGTGTCCGACCCTGTCTTTCTGGCCCACCTGGGAGGGAAGATCGCCGTCGCCAGCAAGGTGCCGGTGCAGACCCGCACCGACTTGGCCAAGGTCTATACCCCGGGGGTGGCGCGGGTCTCGCTGGCCATTCGCGACGACCCCAAGGCGGTGTGGACGCTCACCAGCAAGGCCAATACGGTAGCCATCGTAACCGATGGAAGTCGGGTACTGGGGTTGGGGGATGTAGGCCCTGCTGCCGCCCTGCCCGTGATGGAGGGCAAAGCCCTGCTCTTCAAGGAACTGGGGGGCGTGGATGCCTGGCCCCTCTGCCTTCAAGCCCGGGAGGTGGAGGAGGTGGTCCGCATTGTCAAGGCCATCTCCACCGGCTTCGGGGGTATCAACCTAGAGGACATCGCCACGCCCCGCTGCTTTGACATTGAGGACCGCCTCAAGGAGGAACTGGACATCCCCGTCATCCACGACGACCAGCACGCCACGGCGGTGGCGATTTTGGCTGGCTTGCTCAACGCCTTACGGCTGGTTCAGAAAAGTCTGGACACGGCACGTATCGTGGTGTGTGGAGTAGGGGCAGCCGGCTCCGCTTGTATCCGCCTGTTGGTGCAAGCGGGGGCCAAGAATATCATCCCTTACGACAAGGAAGGTATCCTGCACAAGGGGATGTTGACCCCCGACACCCACCGGGTGCGCCGGTGGGTTATCGAGCATACCAATCCCGACAACCTCCAGGGAGACCTGATGCGGGCCGTAGAGGGGGCGGACGTGTTCATTGGGTTGTCGGCTCCGGGAGTGCTGACCAGTGGGCACCTGAAGCGGATGGCCCCCAAGCCCATCGTTTTCGCTTTGGCCAATCCGGTGCCCGAAATCTTCCCCGAAGAGGCGTCCCCCTATGCTGCCATCATCGCCACCGGGCGGTCCGATTACCCCAATCAAATCAACAATGCTTTAGTGTTCCCCGGGATGTTCCGCGGGGTTCTGGATGTGCGGGCACGGCAAATTACGGATGAAATGAAACTGGCGGCCGCCGAAGCCCTGGCGAGTGTGATACCGCCGCGGGAGTTGAACCCAGAATACATTATCCCCAGCGTGTTTAATAAGCAGGTCGTGCGCGCCGTGGCTAAAGCGGTCGGTCAAGCGGCCTATCGGAGCGGGGTCGCCCAGCGCTCCCGCCGGCGGTACCATTTCACACGGCTGTAG
- a CDS encoding alanine--glyoxylate aminotransferase family protein: MANLRVPGPTPCPEDVLAAVGRQMINHRGPEFKDLITRIHQRLQQVFQTTNDVLIFTASGTGAMEACLVNTLSPGDQVLCVSIGEFGERFIQIAEAYGMQVVKVAFPYGQAADPDQVRKALKAHPQVKAVCITHNETSTGVTNDLQTLAQVVKEADKLLIVDAISSLGCIPLPVDAWGCDVVATASQKGFMVPPGLAFVSVSPRAWEAYKTAKAPRFYLDFGKHKSYYERGQTPWTPAVSIFYGLDVSLAFMLQQGMENIYAHHARMGALTRQGARALGLSLLVADERYASNTVTAIKVPEGVDGRRLEATLREKFGVVVAGGQGPLAGKIIRIGHMGYVRESDIRECLDAVGKALLSLGYRVPTVTRAV, from the coding sequence GTGGCCAACTTACGCGTCCCAGGCCCAACCCCATGCCCAGAGGATGTGCTGGCAGCCGTCGGGAGGCAGATGATCAACCACCGGGGACCCGAGTTCAAGGACCTCATCACCCGCATCCACCAACGGCTCCAGCAGGTGTTCCAGACCACAAACGACGTCCTCATCTTCACCGCCTCGGGCACCGGGGCGATGGAAGCCTGTCTGGTCAATACCCTTTCCCCAGGGGATCAGGTGCTGTGCGTGAGCATCGGGGAGTTTGGGGAGCGCTTCATTCAGATCGCCGAAGCCTATGGGATGCAGGTGGTGAAGGTCGCCTTCCCCTACGGGCAGGCGGCGGATCCTGACCAAGTGCGGAAGGCCCTCAAGGCTCACCCCCAGGTCAAGGCGGTGTGCATCACCCACAACGAGACCTCCACGGGCGTTACTAACGACCTGCAAACCCTAGCCCAGGTGGTCAAAGAGGCCGACAAACTCCTGATCGTGGACGCCATCTCCAGTCTGGGGTGCATCCCCTTGCCTGTGGATGCGTGGGGATGCGATGTGGTTGCCACCGCCTCCCAGAAGGGGTTTATGGTTCCGCCCGGCTTGGCTTTCGTTTCGGTTAGCCCACGGGCGTGGGAGGCTTATAAGACGGCCAAAGCGCCCCGTTTCTATCTGGATTTTGGGAAGCACAAGTCGTACTACGAGCGGGGCCAGACACCCTGGACGCCTGCGGTCTCCATCTTCTACGGGCTGGATGTCAGCCTGGCCTTTATGCTCCAACAGGGGATGGAGAATATTTACGCCCATCACGCCCGTATGGGGGCTTTGACCCGACAAGGGGCGCGGGCATTGGGCCTTTCCCTACTGGTGGCTGACGAGCGCTACGCCTCCAACACCGTTACTGCTATCAAGGTGCCAGAGGGCGTTGACGGTCGCCGCCTCGAAGCCACGCTGCGGGAGAAGTTTGGGGTGGTGGTGGCGGGCGGGCAAGGGCCTCTGGCGGGCAAGATCATCCGCATCGGCCATATGGGGTATGTGCGGGAGTCCGACATCCGGGAGTGCCTGGATGCTGTGGGCAAGGCTTTGCTGTCCCTGGGCTACCGTGTGCCCACAGTGACGCGCGCGGTGTAA
- a CDS encoding slipin family protein, producing the protein MQWVIVLGIIVVLILVLAPASVRVVQEYERGVIFRLGRLVGARGPGIFFMIPYVERMVKVDLRTLTIDVPPQECITKDNVSTRVDAVIYFRVVDPAKAVVKIMDFVRATSLIAQTTLRSVVGQSELDELLTHRENINQRLQRIIDEHTDPWGVKVSAVEVKDVEIPAEMRRALARQAEAERERRAKIIHAEGEYAAAERLAAAARVMQQEPAALQLRYLQTLTEISTERTSTVVFPLPIDLISAFLQGRQGGGDSQRTG; encoded by the coding sequence ATGCAGTGGGTGATCGTTCTGGGTATCATCGTCGTCCTCATTCTGGTGCTCGCCCCGGCGTCGGTGCGGGTGGTGCAGGAATACGAGCGGGGTGTGATCTTCCGCTTGGGCCGTCTGGTGGGAGCACGGGGGCCGGGCATCTTCTTCATGATCCCCTATGTGGAGCGGATGGTGAAGGTGGACCTGCGCACCTTGACCATTGATGTGCCCCCTCAGGAGTGCATTACCAAAGATAATGTCAGCACGCGGGTGGACGCGGTCATCTACTTTCGCGTGGTGGATCCGGCCAAGGCAGTGGTGAAAATCATGGACTTCGTGCGCGCCACCTCCCTCATCGCTCAGACGACCCTGCGCAGTGTGGTGGGCCAATCGGAACTGGATGAACTCCTCACCCATCGGGAGAACATCAATCAGCGCCTGCAGCGCATCATTGATGAGCACACTGACCCCTGGGGCGTGAAGGTGAGCGCGGTAGAGGTGAAGGATGTGGAGATACCGGCGGAGATGCGCCGCGCCCTGGCCCGCCAGGCCGAGGCGGAGAGGGAGCGCCGGGCCAAAATCATCCACGCCGAAGGGGAATATGCCGCCGCCGAGCGCCTGGCTGCTGCTGCCCGCGTCATGCAACAGGAGCCCGCAGCCCTTCAGTTGCGCTACCTGCAGACCCTCACCGAAATCTCCACGGAGCGCACCAGCACTGTGGTGTTCCCTCTGCCCATTGACCTCATCAGCGCTTTCTTACAGGGGCGGCAGGGGGGTGGAGACAGCCAGCGCACGGGCTAG
- a CDS encoding ACT domain-containing protein has protein sequence MPAKEPEVTYSVTVRAEYPNRPGMLGRITTAIGEVGGDIGAVDLIHSSRSVMVRDFTVNARDTAHAQQIVKAIRRVPGVKVIHASDRVFLTHLGGKIGVYSKVPLKTRTDLSLAYTPGVGRVSMAIHDDPQSVWTLTSKANTVAVVTDGTAVLGLGDVGPAAALPVMEGKALLFKELGGVDAWPLCLATKDVDEIVRTVKIVATGFGGINLEDIAAPRCFEIEERLVKELDIPVMHDDQHATAVAVLAGLTNACKLLKRTLQDQRTVILGAGASAIATAWLLLKAGMKDITLCDRQGILYAGRREHMNPYKEAIARQTNPRGLKGDLMTAVEGADVFIGLSGPGLLTPEHLKRMNPKPIVFAMANPVPEIFPEEAAPYAAIIGTGRSDYPNQINNALVFPGMFRGVLDVRARQITDEMKLAAAEAIASVIPPRELNEEYIVPSVFDRRVVPAIAKAVAQAAYKSGVAQRSRRRLHMTRV, from the coding sequence GTGCCTGCCAAAGAGCCCGAAGTTACCTATAGCGTGACCGTGCGGGCGGAATATCCCAACCGCCCCGGCATGCTGGGGCGTATTACCACCGCCATCGGCGAAGTCGGGGGCGACATCGGGGCGGTCGACCTCATTCACTCCAGCCGTTCGGTAATGGTGCGGGACTTCACCGTCAACGCCCGGGACACCGCCCACGCCCAACAGATCGTCAAGGCCATTCGCCGGGTGCCGGGGGTGAAAGTCATCCACGCCTCCGATAGGGTCTTCCTCACCCACCTAGGGGGCAAGATCGGTGTCTACAGCAAGGTGCCGCTCAAGACCCGCACCGACCTTTCCCTGGCGTATACCCCCGGAGTGGGGCGTGTGAGCATGGCCATCCACGATGACCCGCAGAGTGTGTGGACGCTCACCAGCAAGGCCAACACGGTGGCGGTGGTTACTGATGGCACCGCTGTGCTGGGTCTCGGGGATGTGGGGCCGGCCGCCGCCCTCCCGGTGATGGAGGGGAAGGCCCTGCTGTTCAAGGAACTGGGGGGTGTGGACGCCTGGCCTCTTTGCCTAGCCACCAAAGATGTGGATGAAATCGTGCGGACGGTGAAGATTGTTGCCACCGGGTTCGGGGGAATCAACCTGGAGGACATCGCCGCCCCCCGCTGTTTTGAAATCGAGGAGCGCCTAGTCAAGGAGCTGGACATCCCGGTGATGCACGACGACCAGCATGCTACCGCCGTGGCGGTCTTAGCGGGCCTCACCAATGCCTGTAAACTCCTGAAGCGCACTCTTCAAGACCAACGCACCGTCATCCTGGGGGCAGGGGCCAGTGCCATCGCCACCGCTTGGCTCTTGCTAAAGGCGGGGATGAAGGACATCACCCTGTGCGACCGCCAGGGCATCCTCTACGCCGGGCGTCGGGAACATATGAACCCTTACAAGGAGGCCATCGCCCGGCAGACCAATCCCCGGGGCCTGAAAGGCGATTTGATGACGGCGGTGGAAGGGGCGGATGTGTTCATCGGCCTATCCGGCCCCGGCCTGCTCACCCCGGAACACTTGAAGCGCATGAACCCTAAGCCTATCGTGTTCGCCATGGCCAACCCGGTGCCTGAAATTTTCCCTGAGGAGGCGGCACCCTACGCAGCCATCATCGGCACAGGGCGCTCGGATTATCCCAATCAAATCAACAATGCCCTCGTATTCCCGGGGATGTTCCGAGGGGTGCTGGACGTGCGGGCACGGCAGATCACCGACGAGATGAAACTGGCGGCTGCCGAGGCCATCGCCAGCGTGATTCCTCCCCGGGAACTCAATGAGGAATATATTGTTCCCAGCGTGTTTGACCGTCGGGTGGTGCCGGCCATCGCCAAAGCGGTGGCGCAGGCGGCCTATAAAAGCGGGGTCGCCCAGCGCTCCCGGCGGCGCTTGCACATGACGCGGGTGTAG
- the serA gene encoding phosphoglycerate dehydrogenase, which produces MPRLRILVADPLHPQGVEFLRSQPDVEVVLRQKDAPAEAFIHHLREAHALIVRSETKVTSDLFAQAPNLVVVGRAGVGVDNIDVEEATRRGVAVVNAPTGNIIAAAEHTIALLLAVARRIPQAHASLQRGEWKRSQFIGTQVRDKTLGIIGLGRVGSQVAQRARGLQMRLLAYDPFVSADFAQRLGVTLVPLERLLQEADFVTIHAPLTPATRHLIGTGQLALMKPGAYLINVARGDLVDEEALLRSLNEGRLAGAALDVFSQEPPPADHPLLRHPRVVVTPHLGASTEEAQAEVAQEVAEQVLAVLRGQPSAYTINAPMVVPESQKVLAPYLPVATTLGRIAIQLLDGQLQRVVLRYQGEIAQHDTTILKAAALVGLLQPTTDQRVNLVNAQSVATRRGLVVAEEKGPAPEHYASLLGVELEATGGRVSLVGTAMRGEVHIVQVKGYWLDLVPSAPYLLFIDHHDRPGLIGAVGSITGRHDINISFMEVGRFEPRGRAMMVLGLDDPMPPEVLAQVRALPYIYSARLVHTA; this is translated from the coding sequence ATGCCTCGGTTGCGTATTCTCGTGGCTGATCCCTTACATCCCCAGGGCGTGGAGTTTCTGCGCTCCCAGCCCGATGTGGAGGTGGTGCTGCGCCAGAAGGACGCTCCGGCCGAGGCGTTCATACACCATCTGCGGGAGGCGCACGCCCTCATCGTCCGCAGTGAGACGAAGGTTACATCGGACCTGTTTGCCCAGGCCCCCAATCTTGTGGTGGTTGGACGCGCCGGGGTGGGGGTGGACAACATTGATGTGGAGGAGGCTACCCGCCGTGGGGTGGCGGTGGTCAACGCTCCCACGGGGAACATCATCGCTGCAGCCGAGCACACCATCGCCCTTTTGCTGGCGGTGGCACGCCGCATCCCCCAGGCGCACGCCTCCCTTCAGCGGGGCGAGTGGAAGCGCTCCCAGTTCATTGGCACCCAGGTGCGGGACAAAACCTTGGGCATCATCGGTTTGGGGCGCGTGGGCTCCCAGGTGGCCCAGCGGGCCCGAGGTTTGCAGATGCGCCTTCTCGCCTATGACCCCTTCGTCTCGGCCGACTTTGCCCAAAGGCTTGGCGTCACCCTGGTGCCCCTAGAGCGCCTCCTGCAGGAGGCGGACTTCGTTACCATTCACGCCCCCTTGACCCCCGCCACCCGCCACCTCATAGGCACAGGGCAACTGGCTTTAATGAAGCCAGGAGCCTACCTCATCAATGTGGCGCGGGGCGACCTAGTGGACGAGGAGGCGCTCCTGCGGAGCCTCAACGAGGGGCGCTTGGCAGGGGCGGCGCTGGACGTGTTCTCCCAAGAGCCGCCGCCCGCTGATCATCCCCTTCTGCGCCATCCCCGTGTGGTGGTCACCCCCCATCTCGGGGCCTCCACCGAGGAGGCTCAGGCGGAGGTGGCACAAGAGGTGGCGGAGCAGGTGCTGGCGGTGCTCCGTGGGCAGCCCTCGGCATATACCATCAACGCCCCCATGGTGGTGCCCGAGTCCCAAAAGGTCTTGGCCCCCTATCTGCCCGTAGCGACCACCCTCGGGCGCATCGCCATTCAACTCCTGGACGGGCAACTGCAACGGGTCGTGTTACGCTATCAGGGGGAGATCGCCCAGCATGACACCACCATCTTGAAGGCAGCCGCTTTGGTGGGGCTCCTGCAACCCACCACCGACCAACGGGTGAACCTGGTCAATGCCCAATCGGTGGCGACCCGCCGTGGCCTCGTGGTGGCCGAGGAGAAGGGCCCTGCACCTGAACATTACGCCAGCCTGTTGGGGGTGGAACTGGAGGCTACCGGCGGGCGGGTGTCCCTAGTGGGCACCGCTATGCGCGGGGAGGTGCACATCGTCCAAGTGAAGGGGTACTGGCTGGATTTGGTGCCCTCTGCTCCCTACCTGCTTTTCATTGACCACCACGACCGCCCCGGGCTTATCGGTGCGGTGGGGAGCATCACGGGGCGCCACGATATCAACATTAGTTTCATGGAGGTGGGGCGCTTTGAGCCGCGGGGGCGAGCCATGATGGTGCTGGGGCTGGACGACCCTATGCCCCCCGAAGTGTTGGCCCAGGTGCGTGCCCTGCCTTATATCTATAGCGCCCGCCTGGTGCATACGGCCTAG
- a CDS encoding nodulation protein NfeD produces MVARFGLAFLLATLLVFLLALPLMAATPQVVVLRVKGTINPALTRYIERGLDEAERRSATAAVIMLDTPGGLDESMREIIQRIINARVPVIVYVAPAGARAASAGTFITLSAHIAAMAPGTEIGAATPVPLGGTDQQADSRSPMQEKILNDAVAYIRSLAQLRGRNAEWAEKAVRESASVPADEAKALRIVEEVAPDLPTLLQQVHGRRVSLLMGEATLQTAHAQVVYVDMSLIEQFLVVISNPNIAFILLSLALLALFFEFANPGSIVPGVVGAILLLLALFSLGTLPINWAGVLLIVLAFILFVAEVFVTSYGALGIGGAIALILGGLLLMSSAAPPNLRVNPWLVSSVALAIAAFFIVVVRTVVQDRLRRQPVTGGEGLTGQRGVARTPLDPYGTVMVEGERWQAVSLNGRIEEGEPVVVEGRDGLTLRVRRLQRRD; encoded by the coding sequence GTGGTAGCGCGTTTCGGTCTGGCCTTTCTGTTAGCCACCCTGCTGGTTTTCCTTCTGGCACTGCCCCTTATGGCGGCGACCCCCCAGGTGGTCGTGCTGAGGGTGAAGGGCACTATCAACCCTGCCCTGACACGCTACATAGAGCGGGGTCTGGACGAAGCGGAGCGCCGCAGCGCCACCGCCGCCGTCATCATGCTGGACACCCCAGGGGGCCTGGACGAAAGCATGCGCGAGATTATCCAACGCATTATCAACGCTCGGGTGCCTGTCATTGTGTACGTGGCGCCGGCAGGGGCTCGGGCTGCCTCGGCGGGCACTTTTATTACCCTTTCGGCGCACATCGCCGCCATGGCCCCCGGCACTGAGATCGGTGCAGCCACCCCTGTCCCCCTCGGGGGGACAGACCAGCAGGCCGACAGCCGTTCACCTATGCAGGAGAAGATCCTCAACGATGCGGTCGCCTACATCCGCAGCCTTGCCCAGCTGCGGGGGCGCAATGCGGAATGGGCGGAGAAGGCGGTGCGTGAGAGTGCCTCTGTTCCCGCAGATGAGGCCAAGGCGTTGAGGATCGTGGAGGAGGTGGCGCCTGACTTGCCTACCCTCCTCCAGCAAGTGCATGGGCGGCGCGTGTCCCTGCTCATGGGTGAGGCGACCCTGCAGACTGCCCATGCCCAGGTGGTTTATGTGGACATGTCCTTGATTGAACAGTTTCTGGTCGTCATCAGCAACCCTAACATCGCCTTCATTCTGTTGAGCCTGGCTTTGCTGGCGTTGTTTTTTGAGTTTGCCAACCCTGGCTCCATTGTTCCGGGGGTGGTGGGGGCCATCCTGCTCCTCCTGGCCCTTTTTTCCTTGGGCACTTTGCCCATCAACTGGGCGGGGGTGCTCCTCATCGTGCTGGCTTTTATCCTATTTGTGGCGGAAGTGTTTGTTACCAGCTATGGCGCTTTAGGAATCGGGGGGGCTATCGCTTTGATCTTGGGCGGGCTTCTGCTGATGTCCAGCGCGGCCCCGCCTAACCTACGGGTTAATCCTTGGCTCGTCTCCAGTGTAGCGCTGGCAATCGCCGCCTTTTTCATCGTCGTTGTGCGCACCGTTGTGCAGGACCGCTTGCGCCGCCAACCCGTCACGGGGGGTGAGGGGCTCACGGGCCAAAGGGGTGTGGCCCGCACGCCCCTTGACCCCTACGGCACCGTTATGGTAGAAGGGGAGCGGTGGCAAGCCGTCAGCCTGAATGGGCGTATTGAGGAGGGGGAACCGGTTGTCGTGGAGGGGAGAGATGGTCTCACCCTCCGTGTCCGCAGGCTCCAAAGGAGGGACTAA